The genomic interval TCAGCGAGGCCTCGTTCGCGGCGGCGACCGTGGCGTGGACCTCGGTCAGTCCGAGGGTGCCGAAACCGTGGGCGACGACAGCCTTGGCCAGCTCGGTTCCCAGGCCGGACCCCCATGCGGCGGGGGCCAGGGCATAGATGATCTCGTGGCCGTCGACGGCATCGGTCCGCTTGATCTCGGCATGCCCGACGAGGAGCCCGTCTCGGCGCACAGCCCACACGGCGAACAGGTCCCGGGCGTAGACCTTGGTGAAGACCCGCTTGAACAGGGCACGGTCCTCCGCCTCGGTGGAAGGGCCGTCACCCATCCACCGGGACACCTCGGTGTCCTGGAACAGGGCGACGAAGTCCTCTTCGTCCTCGGGGACGTACGGCTCCAGCAGGAGCCTCTCGGTGCGCAGAGTCGGGGTCACGGCGCGTGACGCTACCCGCGCGACGACCGCCCGGGCAATCGACATGTCCCGCACACCGGCGAGACGCCGACGGAAGTACGAGCGTTCTGCCGCCTCGACGGGGAATCATCCACTCTTACGGGGTAATGCCCGACAGATCACGGGACAGTACCTTGGAGATGGCAACGAAGAAGACAAGTGACCGGGCATCAGATAGGTCAATGTCCAAGCGCTCACGGCGGTTTGCCCAGTAGCGGAATCGCAGCAGCGGGCCGACATGGCCCCTTCCCTTTCCCACCCCAAGGACATGGCCGGCTGCGGGAACACGCGGCCGGATGACGGTCGACGTCAGGTCGGACACACCCGCGGCGAAGAGGCCGCCGGGCGGTCTTCTTCCACTCCTCGGCTGCACGGAACCCAGCG from Streptomyces sp. CA-278952 carries:
- a CDS encoding GNAT family N-acetyltransferase; translation: MTPTLRTERLLLEPYVPEDEEDFVALFQDTEVSRWMGDGPSTEAEDRALFKRVFTKVYARDLFAVWAVRRDGLLVGHAEIKRTDAVDGHEIIYALAPAAWGSGLGTELAKAVVAHGFGTLGLTEVHATVAAANEASLTLLGRIGFEHTRDIEEDDGSTTRVLTRHR